One Solanum stenotomum isolate F172 unplaced genomic scaffold, ASM1918654v1 scaffold28982, whole genome shotgun sequence DNA window includes the following coding sequences:
- the LOC125851722 gene encoding putative late blight resistance protein homolog R1C-3 encodes MEVVETSGEETVSSAEPSNILSITSIYDDEEVVGFEKDAESIMRKLTRGTKKLDVISIFGMPGLGKTTLARKVYNIPSIVNHFDVKVWCSVSQEYDRRMLLGEILKQTTSKSDIIEPDDRPDILRKSLIGRRYLIVLDDIWDVKPWEDLGLCFPKGENGSRVMVTTRIELVAKHLQHHSDPYPLRFLTRAESWELLQKKVFRGESCPPNLMSTALLVAQHCKGLPLVIVLVAGRIIGEKEREASSLWLEVANDLNSYVLGEQSMKVIQSSYDHLEDHLKTCLLYMALFPEDHKILVSNLLKLWMAEEFVLNVDTENMEEVSRICLNNLLNRSLVMVSKRSANGDITYCILHDVVREFCLRKLTEDKYMRLAVPYNPYQHLHSMESRLCIYIHDDLVEQLDHTGIKKKKQLDHSNHQLDKIPMLDFKETNSLEFIAHPKLNTWSLHLLVKFRSVLALHLMDVELPNSWIAAMQALTQLRYLALCVNQLELKWISHLHNLQTLQVLSSKKLHLKVATLGEMTKLRHVNVVCYSVVWEDNDEGNFEESSTTMLENMKTFHTCHILLDNRNSRLWWRFPNLKELSLQVKCVPKFPLFPIPEVHTQLHTLSVELGLIKFWNSVAWERYYVFPSKLRELHLSGCLLTEEMVLNIARLKKLESLKLVLGIPLGRSQSYCWDVRNVEFPALKYLTLLSVLVDEWKASEESFPVLEVLSIIAGFEFQEIPPSFADILTLRRIELTNCMESLGVSAMNIKREFEENTGCDSLQVVIKVE; translated from the exons ATGGAAGTTGTTGAGACTAGTGGAGAAGAAACTGTTTCTTCTGCAGAGCCTTCCAACATACTTAGTATTACATCAAtttatgatgatgaagaagttGTGGGCTTTGAGAAAGATGCAG AAAGTATAATGCGGAAATTGACACGAGGAACAAAGAAGCTGGACGTTATATCTATCTTTGGAATGCCGGGACTCGGCAAAACAACTTTGGCCAGGAAAGTGTACAACATTCCCTCTATTGTTAATCACTTTGATGTTAAAGTATGGTGTTCTGTTTCTCAAGAATATGATAGGAGAATGTTGTTGGGTGAAATCCTTAAACAAACAACAAGTAAGAGCGACATCATTGAGCCTGATGATAGACCTGACATTTTGCGCAAGAGTCTGATAGGCAGGAGATACCTCATTGTATTAGATGATATTTGGGATGTCAAGCCATGGGAAGATTTGGGTTTATGTTTCCCTAAGGGTGAAAATGGAAGTAGGGTAATGGTAACAACTCGAATTGAACTAGTGGCTAAGCATCTTCAGCACCACAGTGATCCTTATCCTCTTAGATTTCTAACACGGGCCGAGAGTTGGGAATTGTTGCAGAAAAAGGTATTTCGAGGAGAGAGTTGTCCACCGAATCTGATGTCAACAGCGCTACTAGTTGCCCAACATTGTAAGGGATTGCCTCTTGTCATTGTCCTAGTTGCTGGCCGAATTATTGGGGAAAAGGAAAGGGAGGCGTCCAGCTTGTGGTTAGAGGTTGCAAATGACTTAAATTCTTATGTTTTAGGAGAACAGAGCATGAAGGTGATACAGTCAAGTTATGACCATTTAGAAGACCACTTAAAGACTTGCCTTCTTTACATGGCATTGTTTCCGGAAGACCATAAGATTCTAGTGTCTaatttgttgaagttgtggATGGCTGAAGAATTTGTACTGAATGTCGACACAGAGAATATGGAGGAAGTATCTAGAATTTGCTTGAATAATCTACTTAACAGAAGCCTAGTTATGGTCTCTAAGAGGAGTGCTAATGGTGACATAACATACTGCATACTTCATGATGTAGTGCGTGAGTTTTGCTTGAGAAAACTCACAGAAGACAAGTATATGCGGCTCGCAGTGCCATACAATCCGTATCAACATTTGCATTCCATGGAATCACGGTTATGCATTTATATTCATGATGATCTTGTTGAACAATTAGATCATActggaataaaaaaaaaaaaacaattagatCATTCCAACCATCAGCTGGATAAGATTCCAATGCTCGATTTCAAGGAAACAAATTCCTTGGAGTTCATTGCTCATCCAAAACTCAATACGTGGAGTTTACATTTACTTGTCAAATTCAGATCTGTCCTGGCACTGCATTTGATGGATGTGGAATTGCCAAATTCATGGATTGCTGCAATGCAAGCGCTAACTCAGTTGAGGTACCTTGCACTTTGTGTCAACCAACTTGAATTGAAGTGGATATCACACCTACACAATCTCCAAACTCTACAGGTCCTGTCCAGCAAGAAGTTACACCTAAAGGTTGCTACTTTAGGGGAAATGACGAAGCTAAGGCATGTGAATGTAGTCTGTTATTCCGTGGTATGGGAAGACAATGATGAAGGAAAttttgaagaatcttcaacaacTATGCTAGAGAATATGAAGACTTTCCACACTTGCCATATTTTGTTGGATAATAGGAATTCAAGGTTGTGGTGGAGGTTTCCGAATCTTAAAGAACTCAGCCTCCAGGTTAAATGTGTACCTAAGTTTCCTTTGTTTCCCATCCCGGAAGTGCATACTCAACTTCATACTctttctgttgagttaggtttaaTTAAATTCTGGAATTCAGTTGCATGGGAGAGGTATTATGTCTTCCCCTCAAAGCTTAGGGAGCTGCACCTTTCTGGCTGTTTGTTGACGGAAGAAATGGTTTTAAACATTGCAAGATTGAAGAAGCTTGAGAGTCTCAAATTAGTGTTGGGAATTCCTTTGGGGAGATCACAGAGCTATTGTTGGGACGTCAGAAATGTCGAGTTCCCTGCACTCAAATACTTGACATTACTCAGTGTGCTAGTAGATGAGTGGAAAGCTTCAGAGGAATCCTTTCCCGTGCTTGAGGTGCTATCTATAATAGCTGGTTTTGAATTCCAGGAGATCCCCCCTAGCTTTGCGGATATTCTAACCCTAAGACGTATTGAACTGACTAACTGCATGGAGTCTCTAGGGGTTTCAGCTATGAATATCAAAAGAGAATTTGAAGAAAACACTGGATGTGACAGTCTCCAAGTTGTTATAAAAGTGGAGTAG
- the LOC125851721 gene encoding putative late blight resistance protein homolog R1A-10 isoform X1, with product MDVVETCGKETLSSGEPSNRSIPSIDDDDVVGFENDAEIIMKKLTGRTKELDVLSIFGMPGLGKTTLARKVYNNPSIVNHFDVKVWCDVSQAYNRTTLLVEIFKQAIKEECEIKENDNVADMLRKILIGKRYLIVLDDIWEVEAWEDLRLCFPRGENGCRVIVTTRIEQVAKHLQHRSDPYSLRFLTMEESWVLLQKKVFRGENCPSNLVEAGLQIAQHCKGLPLVVVLIAGIIAKMGREASLWLEIANDLSSLALGEQSMKVIQSSYDHLENHLKHCLLYMGLFPEDHKIAVDDLLKLWMAEEFVLNSETENMEEASRNCLNNLLNRSLVMVSQKKNNGDIERCILHDVVREFCLRKLKEEKFMQLTVPYSPYQHLCSMNSRLCVYIHDDLVKQLDHCEYQFDKIPMLESKESTKCFGECSRSLEFIAHPNFNTWNRSNPLPLLVKLRLVRVLHFPYVDLPSSWPIVVQTLTHLRYLKISVEEFDFEWISHLLDLQTLAVKSSQFGRTSPATIWKMKKLRNLNVNKLSLVWDDNDEAIFEESSTTMLENLKTFHSHCICVDDMNPRFWWRFANLEELSLRVEDLPSCPLFPSVEVHTRLQSLNLVISPLGFFDSVGWESYFVFPSNLRHLCIGGCFLTKEMILSIARLKKLESLTLKGGFPCGGIKYHCWDVTNVEFPALKYLALHFMRMEEWKASEESFPMLEELSIRSGHFYKEIPPSFADIPTLRLIKLFDYTDSLGVSAMIIKKEIEENTGCDSLQVLLLS from the exons ATGGATGTTGTTgagacttgtggaaaggaaacTCTTTCTTCTGGAGAGCCTTCCAACCGCAGCATTCCATCAATTGATGATGATGACGTCGTCGGCTTTGAGAATGATGCAGAAATTATAATGAAGAAATTGACTGGAAGAACAAAGGAGTTGGATGTCCTCTCAATCTTTGGAATGCCAGGACTCGGAAAAACAACTTTGGCCAGGAAAGTGTACAACAATCCTTCTATTGTTAATCACTTTGATGTTAAAGTATGGTGTGATGTGTCTCAAGCATATAATAGGACGACGTTGTTGGTTGAGATTTTCAAACAAGCTATAAAGGAAGAGTGCGAAATCAAGGAGAATGATAACGTAGCTGACATGTTGCGCAAGATTCTAATAGGCAAGAGATACCTCATCGTGTTAGATGATATATGGGAAGTCGAGGCATGGGAGGATTTGAGATTATGTTTCCCTAGAG GTGAAAACGGATGCAGAGTAATAGTAACAACTAGAATTGAACAAGTTGCTAAGCATCTCCAGCACCGTAGTGATCCTTATTCTCTTAGATTTCTAACAATGGAAGAGAGTTGGGTATTATTGCAGAAGAAAGTGTTTCGAGGAGAGAATTGTCCCTCAAATCTAGTGGAAGCAGGATTACAAATTGCCCAACACTGTAAGGGATTGCCTCTTGTGGTTGTTCTGATTGCTGGAATTATTGCAAAAATGGGAAGAGAGGCGTCCTTGTGGCTTGAGATTGCAAATGACTTAAGTTCCCTTGCTTTAGGAGAGCAGAGTATGAAGGTAATACAATCAAGTTATGACCATTTAGAAAACCACTTAAAACACTGTCTTCTTTACATGGGATTGTTTCCAGAGGACCATAAGATTGCAGTGGACGATCTGCTGAAGTTGTGGATGGCTGAAGAGTTTGTATTGAATTCTGAAACAGAGAACATGGAGGAAGCATCTCGAAATTGCTTGAACAATCTACTTAATAGAAGCCTTGTAATGGTctctcaaaagaaaaacaatggtGACATAGAAAGGTGCATACTTCATGATGTAGTGCGTGAGTTTTGCTTGAGAAAACTTAAAGAAGAAAAGTTTATGCAGCTCACAGTGCCATACAGTCCATATCAGCATTTATGTTCTATGAATTCACGGCTATGTGTTTATATTCATGATGATCTTGTTAAACAATTAGATCATTgcgaatatcagtttgataagaTTCCAATGCTTGAGTCAAAGGAAAGTACAAAGTGTTTTGGTGAATGTTCTAGATCCTTGGAGTTCATTGCTCATCCAAATTTCAACACATGGAACAGATCAAATCCTTTACCCTTACTTGTTAAGTTAAGACTTGTTCGAGTGTTGCATTTTCCTTATGTGGATCTGCCAAGTTCTTGGCCTATCGTGGTACAAACCCTGACTCACTTGAGATACCTTAAAATTTCTGTCGAAGAATTTGATTTCGAGTGGATATCTCACCTGTTGGATCTTCAAACTCTAGCTGTTAAATCATCTCAATTTGGAAGGACATCACCTGCAACTATCTGGAAAATGAAGAAGCTGAGGAATTTGAATGTAAACAAACTTTCCTTGGTATGGGATGACAATGATGAAgcaatttttgaagaatcttcaacaacTATGCTTGAGAACTTGAAGACATTTCACTCTCATTGTATATGTGTGGATGATATGAATCCAAGGTTTTGGTGGAGATTTGCGAATCTTGAAGAACTCAGCCTCCGTGTTGAAGATTTACCTAGTTGTCCTTTGTTTCCCTCAGTGGAAGTTCATACTCGTCTTCAATCTCTTAATCTGGTCATTAGCCCTCTGGGATTCTTTGATTCAGTTGGTTGGGAGAGCTACTTTGTCTTCCCTTCAAATCTTAGGCATTTGTGCATTGGCGGTTGTTTCTTAACGAAAGAAATGATTCTAAGCATTGCAAGATTGAAGAAGCTTGAGAGTCTCACATTAAAGGGGGGATTTCCTTGCGGGGGGATAAAGTACCATTGCTGGGACGTCACAAATGTGGAGTTCCCTGCACTCAAATACTTGGCATTACACTTTATGAGGATGGAAGAATGGAAAGCTTCAGAGGAATCATTTCCCATGCTTGAGGAGCTATCTATAAGAAGTGGTCACTTCTACAAGGAGATCCCTCCGAGCTTTGCAGATATTCCAACACTGCGACTTATTAAACTGTTTGACTACACCGACTCTCTGGGGGTTTCAGCTAtgattatcaaaaaagaaatcgAAGAAAACACAGGATGTGACAGTCTCCAAGTTCTTTTATTGTCCTAG
- the LOC125851721 gene encoding putative late blight resistance protein homolog R1B-23 isoform X2 — translation MDVVETCGKETLSSGEPSNRSIPSIDDDDVVGFENDAEIIMKKLTGRTKELDVLSIFGMPGLGKTTLARKVYNNPSIVNHFDVKVWCDVSQAYNRTTLLVEIFKQAIKEECEIKENDNVADMLRKILIGKRYLIVLDDIWEVEAWEDLRLCFPRGENGCRVMVTTRIEQVAKHLQHCSDPPYSLRFLTMEESWVLLQKKVFRGENCPSNLVEAGLQIAQHCKGLPLVVVLIAGIIAKMGREASLWLEIANDLSSLALGEQSMKVIQSSYDHLENHLKHCLLYMGLFPEDHKIAVDDLLKLWMAEEFVLNSETENMEEASRNCLNNLLNRSLVMVSQKKNNGDIERCILHDVVREFCLRKLKEEKFMQLTVPYSPYQHLCSMNSRLCVYIHDDLVKQLDHCEYQFDKIPMLESKESTKCFGECSRSLEFIAHPNFNTWNRSNPLPLLVKLRLVRVLHFPYVDLPSSWPIVVQTLTHLRYLKISVEEFDFEWISHLLDLQTLAVKSSQFGRTSPATIWKMKKLRNLNVNKLSLVWDDNDEAIFEESSTTMLENLKTFHSHCICVDDMNPRFWWRFANLEELSLRVEDLPSCPLFPSVEVHTRLQSLNLVISPLGFFDSVGWESYFVFPSNLRHLCIGGCFLTKEMILSIARLKKLESLTLKGGFPCGGIKYHCWDVTNVEFPALKYLALHFMRMEEWKASEESFPMLEELSIRSGHFYKEIPPSFADIPTLRLIKLFDYTDSLGVSAMIIKKEIEENTGCDSLQVLLLS, via the exons ATGGATGTTGTTgagacttgtggaaaggaaacTCTTTCTTCTGGAGAGCCTTCCAACCGCAGCATTCCATCAATTGATGATGATGACGTCGTCGGCTTTGAGAATGATGCAGAAATTATAATGAAGAAATTGACTGGAAGAACAAAGGAGTTGGATGTCCTCTCAATCTTTGGAATGCCAGGACTCGGAAAAACAACTTTGGCCAGGAAAGTGTACAACAATCCTTCTATTGTTAATCACTTTGATGTTAAAGTATGGTGTGATGTGTCTCAAGCATATAATAGGACGACGTTGTTGGTTGAGATTTTCAAACAAGCTATAAAGGAAGAGTGCGAAATCAAGGAGAATGATAACGTAGCTGACATGTTGCGCAAGATTCTAATAGGCAAGAGATACCTCATCGTGTTAGATGATATATGGGAAGTCGAGGCATGGGAGGATTTGAGATTATGTTTCCCTAGAGGTGAAAACGGATGCAGAGTAATGGTAACAACTAGAATTGAACAAGTTGCTAAGCATCTCCAGCACTGTAGTGATCC TCCTTATTCTCTTAGATTTCTAACAATGGAAGAGAGTTGGGTATTATTGCAGAAGAAAGTGTTTCGAGGAGAGAATTGTCCCTCAAATCTAGTGGAAGCAGGATTACAAATTGCCCAACACTGTAAGGGATTGCCTCTTGTGGTTGTTCTGATTGCTGGAATTATTGCAAAAATGGGAAGAGAGGCGTCCTTGTGGCTTGAGATTGCAAATGACTTAAGTTCCCTTGCTTTAGGAGAGCAGAGTATGAAGGTAATACAATCAAGTTATGACCATTTAGAAAACCACTTAAAACACTGTCTTCTTTACATGGGATTGTTTCCAGAGGACCATAAGATTGCAGTGGACGATCTGCTGAAGTTGTGGATGGCTGAAGAGTTTGTATTGAATTCTGAAACAGAGAACATGGAGGAAGCATCTCGAAATTGCTTGAACAATCTACTTAATAGAAGCCTTGTAATGGTctctcaaaagaaaaacaatggtGACATAGAAAGGTGCATACTTCATGATGTAGTGCGTGAGTTTTGCTTGAGAAAACTTAAAGAAGAAAAGTTTATGCAGCTCACAGTGCCATACAGTCCATATCAGCATTTATGTTCTATGAATTCACGGCTATGTGTTTATATTCATGATGATCTTGTTAAACAATTAGATCATTgcgaatatcagtttgataagaTTCCAATGCTTGAGTCAAAGGAAAGTACAAAGTGTTTTGGTGAATGTTCTAGATCCTTGGAGTTCATTGCTCATCCAAATTTCAACACATGGAACAGATCAAATCCTTTACCCTTACTTGTTAAGTTAAGACTTGTTCGAGTGTTGCATTTTCCTTATGTGGATCTGCCAAGTTCTTGGCCTATCGTGGTACAAACCCTGACTCACTTGAGATACCTTAAAATTTCTGTCGAAGAATTTGATTTCGAGTGGATATCTCACCTGTTGGATCTTCAAACTCTAGCTGTTAAATCATCTCAATTTGGAAGGACATCACCTGCAACTATCTGGAAAATGAAGAAGCTGAGGAATTTGAATGTAAACAAACTTTCCTTGGTATGGGATGACAATGATGAAgcaatttttgaagaatcttcaacaacTATGCTTGAGAACTTGAAGACATTTCACTCTCATTGTATATGTGTGGATGATATGAATCCAAGGTTTTGGTGGAGATTTGCGAATCTTGAAGAACTCAGCCTCCGTGTTGAAGATTTACCTAGTTGTCCTTTGTTTCCCTCAGTGGAAGTTCATACTCGTCTTCAATCTCTTAATCTGGTCATTAGCCCTCTGGGATTCTTTGATTCAGTTGGTTGGGAGAGCTACTTTGTCTTCCCTTCAAATCTTAGGCATTTGTGCATTGGCGGTTGTTTCTTAACGAAAGAAATGATTCTAAGCATTGCAAGATTGAAGAAGCTTGAGAGTCTCACATTAAAGGGGGGATTTCCTTGCGGGGGGATAAAGTACCATTGCTGGGACGTCACAAATGTGGAGTTCCCTGCACTCAAATACTTGGCATTACACTTTATGAGGATGGAAGAATGGAAAGCTTCAGAGGAATCATTTCCCATGCTTGAGGAGCTATCTATAAGAAGTGGTCACTTCTACAAGGAGATCCCTCCGAGCTTTGCAGATATTCCAACACTGCGACTTATTAAACTGTTTGACTACACCGACTCTCTGGGGGTTTCAGCTAtgattatcaaaaaagaaatcgAAGAAAACACAGGATGTGACAGTCTCCAAGTTCTTTTATTGTCCTAG